A region of the Thioploca ingrica genome:
GCTGTGTTCTGATGGTTTAAATGATATGTTGGATGATCAAGAAATTTATGCCATTTTGAGTAATAGCGAGTATTCTCTTGAAGAATCAGCCCAATTATTAATCGATACGGCTAATGATAAAGGAGGCGAAGATAATATTTCTTTAATTTTAGTTCGCCCCTCACTGATGGTCATTAAACCCAAAGGTTGGTTACAACGTTTACTGAGTTGGTGATTGATTCGTGGTCTTATTGATTTCAGTCTTCGGTTACCACATCTACGCCGGCGGGTGGTGTGAATATAAATAAACTCTCTTCTAACTTTTGATTACGTTCAGTTTGTTTAAAAGTAATCAAAGTCGTTTGTCCTAAATTATCCACCAACTCAAACCCGAGTAAAGTTTCTCCACGGAGATTAAGACGGATACTATCAAATTGCGCTTGTGCATCTTTAGGCAGCAGTTCTAGTCGTGTTATATCCGCTTTGGCGGGTAATGGATTAACAAAGAAATCTTCTTCAATCGGACGGTTGCTGCTCAATAATAACGCCGGCGTTTTACCTAAAGCTTTAGTTAATTTTTTCATGGTCACTTGTTCTAAATCCGGATCATATATCCAAACATTTTCGCCATCAGCCACAATTAACTGGTGATAAGGTTTTTGATAATCCCAACGAAATTGGTTAGGACGTTTAATATACATCTGCCCTTGTGAAGTTTCGATGAGTTTACCGGTTTCATTAAATAACTGTTGCTCAAATTGCGCATGTAAACTACTTAAATTTTTTAAAAAATTGTCTAAAATGGGCTGCGCAAAACCGCTGGAAGAGAATAATAAGAAAAAAATTACCGTCACTTGCTTCATAACGTTTTTATACTCTTGGAAAAATAATTTATTTAAGTAACCACAAAACGGTCATATTCATCACCGGCTGCAATAGCATGCGTTTGAGTTACTTGATAATCGTTGTCATCATTATTAAAGTTAGCCAGATAAAAATCCCAAGTCAAGGGTGGCTTTTCCCGGATGTCAATTTTCCATAATAGCCGAGCTAAGCCAATACAACCACCTATCGCTAAAAAAGAGATATTTTTATCCGTCGTGGGTGGATACATTCGCCGATAACCGATACCTTCGTAAGAATTATAAACGCGAATAATTAATTTTTTGAGTGGTTCAAGCCTTTCTATCCGCCAAATTCCCCAACCCAAGGTATTTATAATAGCAACCATCGCATGTATCCAATCTTCCCGAGTTTGGCACATGGGTACCACAGTATTATACCATTCTTCACTTTTCATAATGCCACCGTAGGTAAAAAAAGCGCAGTAAATACCCGCTTGAATAAAAAGCGCTTTGGCTTCCATTTCCGGAATACCGGCTCGACGCATACCAAAGTAAGTTTCATAAGAAATACGGTTCAGATAATCTGCAAAATGCTGAGTCAGTAACACACCAAAAATATCAATTAACCCATTATCATTGGGATCGGCTTTACCATAAAAAGGCAACTTTTTAACCGCCGCTATAATTTTATCTTCATCCACTGTGGTAGCGAAATTCTGCGCGTTTTCAAAAGCAAATCTGCCAGGAACTGGGGTAATTGGTGGCTCATAAAGTAAATAATTATCACTGGACTGGGGTTCAAACACGTTAAAAATATCTACGGGATTTCCTAACAGTTGGCAAGCGATTTCTTCTACTCGTCGATTGGTAATTCCTTGTAAATAACCGGCTGTAAAAAAACAATTGTGACGCGGTTTTTCTTGAAAACAACTCGCTTCGCTATAATGTGAATTAGGTGTTTCCCAGGTTATTGGATCAATTTGACGTAATTTACCAAAGCCACAAGTGCTAAATTCTTTAATTAAATCTTGTTCAGAATAACCCTGTTGTTTTAAATACTTAACAAGCGGAGTGGCGGCTGTTTTCAATAATTGCTTGGGAGCACATTCGGTCATACCATCGGATAGTAATACCGTCATTTGTAAGAAGGCATTATAATAATTACAATGAAATACGCGGTTTAAACCGCCAATGAGATTTTGTCCGCTCATGGTCATTTGAGACATTAATCTTTTACAGTTGATAAGTATTTTTAATGGTTTGATAAACTGGAGAATGCCCAGCAATCAAAGCCACTGGCTCAATCTCACCTTGTAATTCCACATTAAATTTTTCTCGACAAATCGTTTCAATGATATTGAGTTGTTTATCAGTAATACCAATAAATTCTTTTTTAAAATCAATCCATTCTTTAGTAAGTGCCGTAAATGCCATACTAAAAATAATGGCCATAGCACGGTTTTCAAATACTTTCTGGTGGTTTTTTTTGCGTTGTTCATTAACCAAATTGAATAAATCTTGAGTGCGAATGCCTATGTTATTCATGGTACTCTCATTATTATACTGTCAACGGGTAAATTTTAGATTTTTTTTGCCAGCCATTTGAGCTAAACTAAAATGGAATTAGAAACCAGCGAAAATATTCCAAACAGGATAACCATTGAATTTACTCCGCAAGAACGTGAAGCCTTTAACTATGAACTTTACCATCACTCCGATCTGGTACTGAGCTAAATATCTAAAAAGCCAGTATGCCCAAAGTTTACTCGCAGTCCGTCAATTACGCCACCTATCTATTTTAGGTAAAGTACTATTATTATAACAAGACAATACCATTTCTGCCTTGCCTTTTAGCTTCATAAAGTGCCTTATCAGCCATATTAATTAACCAGTTAGGTGAAGTATTTTGCATCGGGATGGTTGTCGAGATACCGATACTTAAAGTCACGTGAGGGCTAACTTCAGAATGCACATGTTCAATTTGGAGTTGGTTAAGATGATCTTGTATGAGCAAAGCAACTTGAACAGCGCCTTCTCTATTGGTATTGGGCAAAATGAGTGCAAATTCTTCGCCACCATAGCGGGCAACTAGATCACCAGGACGTTTAACCGCACAGTTCATCGCCATGGCAACTAATTGTAAACATTCATCTCCCGCTTGATGACCATAAGTATCGTTATAACGTTTAAAATAATCAACATCACATAAAATAAATGCTAATGGTTTTTGTTCTCGCATCATTCTTTGCCATTCTAAATTTAAATATTCATCTAAGCGACGACGATTGGCAATTTGAGTTAATTCGTCCAAAGTAGCTAATCGGGTTAATTGCTGATTAGCTTGAGCCAAAGCGACTTCTACTCGTTGGCGATCCAGAATTTCCTGTTGCAATTGTTTATTCATTTGCAAAGCCACATTTTTAGCTTCACGTTCCTGAATAAAACGCATTCGTTCAATCTCTCGTTGTTTACGTTCGGTAATATCTTGAAAAGCGGCGAGGGCATAAGTTACTTGGCTATTTTCTCCCAAAATAGGCGTTCCCCATACTTCTATCGGAATGATTTGATTACCTCGGTGGACTTCCATATCATCAACCGTCGTACTTTTTCCATATAACGCTTGGGTAAGCGGTTGGCGATTTCCAGGATAAAGTTGCTCAGTTCCGGCTAAATAAATTTGATAAATGCTGGGCAATTGCTCTACTGTGGTGGTCGCTAGAATGCCTTGACCTAAAATTTGTTGGGCTCGTTGATTAACATAACAAGGTTGACCATGCGCTTCGACGACAAATAAACCCACGGGTATCGCTTCTAAAAATTGCGCCAACCGGGTTTCGCTTTCGTGTAATTCTGCATACAGTTTGGCATTTTCAATGGAGATAGCCATTTGGGCAGAAAGTAATTTTAGCACTTCTAATCTAGCTGGGGTAAAAGCGCCAACAATGAGATTGTTTTCCAAATATAATAGACCGGTTAATTGTCCTTGATTAAGCAATGGCAGGCACAAAATTGAACGTGGGCGTTGCATTACAATATAAGGATCGTGCGCAAATTGGTCGTTCTGGGTCGCATCATGCAATACCACCGGTTGTTGAATCCGAGTCACATAATGAACAATCGCTGTACAGAGTTGATTAGTTTCTAGAGTTATCGATTGTAACACCGTGACTTTAGGATTGTTGAGGTGACTTTCTGCTTCGATAAACCAATTCCCATGTTGAGGTAAAATTAATAAGCCTTTCTCGGCGCCAGCATTTTCAATTACAATGTGCATCAATTTTTCTAATAACTGTCTCAATATAATTTCACCACTGAGACTTTGAGCCGCTTTCATAATACTCTCTAAATCTAATAAGTCATTGGGTTGTTGAGTAACAAAAGTACCCATGATGGTGTTTAAATAGGAAGTTGTGGTGTTAGGGATTTTTTTTTGACTTAACCAGTGTGGAAAAGCTTGCTCTAATTCACTAATTTTTTGTAAAGCTCCCCAGATTTGGTAACTGTAATGTGCTTCGATGACATGAATTTGGGCATAAGATTCAAACCCTTTACTTAACCAAAATTGTGCGGCTAATTCATTAGCGAGTGCCTGGTTATGAATAAAGCCCTGTTGTTTAGCGGATTGAATCGCTTGTTGATAACGCCCAATCGCTTGCAGTTCCTGACCCGCCAAGCGCGCCATTTCAGCCGCCACTAACTCATATTGATGTTGAAAATTAGCTGGACAATGGGTTAGCCAAATTTGCATTTGTGCTTGGTTAATTTCTAATTGTTGCCAATATCGTTGTTGTAACGGTAAGTTAACTTGAGGATAAAGGGCGATTAAAGTTAATGAATAATAAAAATTATGTTCGGCTCTGGAAATAAAACTACGAATAAATTCTAATTTTTCTTCCGCTTGTTGCGCATATTCTAAAGCTTTAACCGGCTGATGATGTAAATACCATAACTGAGTTTGCAAAATATAATAAAAACCAATTAGATTTTGATGTTGTTGACATCTGTCCAAATAAAGCGATTCACTGAGCAATGGCTGGATATCCAATCCTTGTAATTGGTATACCACTCTTTGGATACCGAAGATAATATCGGTTGCCAATTGATTGTTAGTTTTTTGAGTAAAGACTAACCCTTGTTCAGCTTCTTCTAAAACTTGTGGTAAATTGGTGCCTTGGTAAAAACGGTGAAATAATTGCCAAGCAAGGAGATAACCCACGTATTGTAAATCCCCAGATTCTAAACCAGCTTGATAAGCTTCATGGCAAATAGCGTGGGTAGATGGCAGATGCTTTACCCAGGGGAGCAAAAAAATTCCCATCATCGTATAGGCTTGACATTGATTACGATTAAATTTTTGACTTAATTCCGTAGCCACTAACCCGAATTCATAAGCTAACTGATATTTTTGAAACAAAGCACCTAATATCATGCCATAAGCACAAAAAGTCGGGGCGCTTTCCGGAACATGCCCATGCTGTAAACATAAATTAACATTTTTCATAATAATGACGGTCCATAAATCTTGATCGGAGAAATAGGCGGGTAACGCGATGTATCTAAGTAATTTAATCGTCATGATGATTTTATAATTAACCACTGGGGGTTGAAAAAGGAGGGAAGAAACTGAACGGTTAGCGAGTTGTTGTTCCGCCAATTTGATTTCTTGGATAAAGGTTCTTTTCAAGTGTGGTGGTAACGGTAACTCCATATCTAAATAATGTAATGCTTCTCGACCGATTTGAATCGCTTGGGCATATTTTGCGGTTAAGGTATATTGCACTATTAATAATTTATAAATTTCCGCTTTATCTAAACTAGTGCGGGCGTGTTCTAAAATCAATTGAATAAATGCTTCGCTATCCGCAAATTGACCATTAAGATAAGCAATTTCAGCACTTTCTTGATACACCGCTAAAGTTAAATAATAATAAAGATTCCAACTATAATTAGTTAAGTACTGTCGAGCGATAGTTAAATAATCTTGGGCGGCTACATAAGCGGTAGCGGCTTTCGCTTTTTGGGCGGCGTATAAATTTAATTTCACTAATTCAATTTGTTCTAAATCATCGGTTATAAGTGGTTGACCGATGTTAAGGTGATCAACAATCTCAAAGAGTCGCTCTTCTAATTCAGAGAAATCCGTCAATAATAACTGCCCAATTCGTCGATGAATGATGGGTTTAGTCGGTTCTGCAAGTAGCGAATAGGCGGCTTGATGGACTCGATCATGTTGGAACTTAACTTGACTATTTAAAATCCCGGGCGTGATTTTTTCAGTGGGTTTATAATTTTCATCTAACGGGATCAGTAATCCTTCAACGATAGCTTGCCACAAATGCTTTAACATCAATTGTGGATGTGGGCAGAGAGTGGATAAAGTCTTTAAATCAAATTGATTACCAATACAAGCCGCTAATTTCATTATTTCTTGACTAGCGGGGGATAATCGCTCGATCTTCTGCGCCATCAACTCCACCACATTGTCAGTCATCGCGGTAGCGGCAATTTCATTGAGACGCCAATGCCATTGTTGATTTTCCACCTCAAAGGTTAACAGCGCCTGTTCATATAACGATTTAAAAAATTCTCTGGTAAAAAACGCATTACCTTGAGTTTTTTCATAGACTAATTTCGCTAATAACTGGACTTGATGAGGTGGGTAGTGCAGTGTGTCAGCGATGAGTTGATTGACGTCATTGAAAGCTAGATTAGCCAAAACAATAGTCTGAATAATCACTTGAGATTGTTGAAGTTCTCTTATAGTCGCTTGTAAAGGATGGGTCAAGTCCACTTCATTGTCACGATAAGCCCCGATAATCAAAAAAGAACGGTTATCGGGATCCATCATCAGGCATTTTAAGAGATGCAGCGAGGCTGAATCAGCCCATTGCAAGTCATCAATAAATAAAACGAAAGGATGTTGCGGTTGGCAAAGTACTTGGAAAAATCGTTGCAACACTAAATTAAACCGGTTTTGGGCTTCTTGGAAACTGACTGGCGCGACGGAAGGTTGGCGACCAATAATGAATTCCAAATGCGGAATAACTTCTACTAACACCTGTCCGTTAGCACCCACCGCCGCCGCTATTTTTTTACGCCACTGTTGTAAAATTTCACTACTTTCTGTCAATAAGTAATGACAAAAATGATTAAAAGCTTGAGTAAAAGCGAAATAAGGAATGCTACGTTGGTATTGATCAAATTTACCGGCAGCGAAATAACCTTGCTTTTCCGTAATCGGTTTATAAATTTCATTAACGAGAGCCGATTTCCCTACCCCAGAGTAACCCGTAATCAGTATCATTTCGCCACCCTGATTATTGATGGGTTGAGTGACTTGCTCAAAGGCTTGCAATAAGGTTTTAATTTCCGCCTCTCTACCGTAAAGTTTTTGGGGAATTTGGAATTGATTAGAAAAATCTTGTGCGCCTAATTTAAAATAAAAATCTTGATTCGGTTTTAACCGCTGAATCTGTTTAAGGCAAGCTTGTAAGTCCTGTTTCAATCCCAGCGCGGATTGATAACGATCTTCAGCATTTTTTGCCATGAGTTTCATAACGATATCAGCAATAAGGCGGGGTATCTTGGGATTGACTTGATTTACCGCCACTGGAGTTTTAGCAATGTGGCAATGAACCCATTCTACCGGCGTTACCGCATTAAAAGGCAGTTGTCCCGTTAACATTTCATAATAAGTAACCCCTAACGAATATAAATCAGTTCGATAATCTAAAACCCGATTCATTCGCCCGGTTTGCTCGGGAGAAATATAAGGTAAAGTTCCTTCCAATTGATTAGGATTAATTAAGAGCGGATTTTCATGAGGTAACCGTGTGGAGATACCAAAATCAATTAATTTTAATTGGTGAGTGGTCGGATTGAATACAATATTATTTGGATTAATATCTTTGTGTATCACTTGAACCGCCTGTAAATCAGCTAAATTTTCTGCTATAGCGATGGCAATAGGGAGAAATTCTTTTAATTTTAATACTCGATTGCTGAGCCACTGCTTTAACGATTCACCACCAAAATCTTCTAAAACAATTAATAAAGTATTTTGATAGCTTTCTAATCCATAAGTCTTGATAATGCCCGGTAAATTTAAGCGGTAAATCATTTCATATTCTTGTTGATAGCGACTCAGTTCTACCGGTGAAGGATAGTTTTCTTTAAGAACTTTAAGAATAACTGATTGATTATTCTTGCTATCCATCCCACGAAAGATTAAAGACTTGGAACTTTCATAAATTTTGCTTAAATTCTGATAATGAGAGAGGGTTATCATGGAGCATTTTCCTTGTCAGTTATCAGTTATCAAAGCGATAAATGATATCTTTTTTTATTTTATCTACCGGTAATTTGAAATTGATTAATTTATTAAAAATGGATGAGAATCATAAAAATTGATTTAACATTTTAAGGTTATTTCGTTTAATTAAGTTAAGTTAAATTAATGGTTGAAAAGGGGATTTAGAGGAGAAAAACACCCGGTCTTTTGGTGCTTAGGATTGACTTAGTCAATAAATTCTTTTATTTTTTATTAGTGTGTCAAATTGATTTAGCAATTCATCAATCCGGTGTTAAATTTTAATTTAATTTCTTCTCGCCAAGACAGTTTTCTTATAATTTACTTATAATCTATAAAAATTATCTATTAAGATCAAAGCGACATGGATGAAAAGCTAGAAGAACAACGATTACCTTGGAAAATACTTATTGTCGATGATGAACCTGATATTCATACATTGACCCGGTTAAGTCTAAATAACTTTGAATTTGCTACCAGACCCTTGCAACTATTTGAAGCTTTATCAGCCCAAGCAGCCAAGGAAATTTTAGTGACTGAAGCCGATATCGCAGTAGCGATCATTGATATTGTTATGGAAACTGATGATGCCGGCTTGAAGTTAATTGACTTTATTCGTAAAGAACTTAACAACCGTCTAACCCGATTAATTATTCGTACCGGTCAACAAGAAGTCGCGCCGGCAAAAGAAATCATTGAACATTACGATATCGATGATTATAAAGACAAAACGGAACTTACTATCCACAAGCTTTATACTACGATTCGTTCAGCCTTAAAATCTTACCACGATCTGAGTACCTTGGACGCTAACCGTAAAGCCTTGAAAAAAATTTTGGATGTCGCTCCAGAATTATATCATCCACAATCGATTCACCAATTCTTTAGTGGGGTGCTTGGACAGATTATTGGTCTTTGCAATTTAGGTGAACATAGTTTGATTTCTACAATTAGTCATGGCTTGTTGATAACCACTTCTGATACGCAACAGTTTACGATTCAATCGCGCGCTGGTCGTTTTGCTCAACCGGCGGATAGTGAAGCACAAATGATTTCCAATATCTGTCTAGATTATCTTCAAGGTAACTATACGGAATCTTCATTACCTGCCAATGCGATTGTCATTCCCTTAGAAGGACATGATCAGTTGATTGGTTTGGTTTATTTAGAAAATGCGCGGCATTTAAGCCAAGAGGATTATGACCTCATTCATATTATGACTAACCAGTGTGCAGCCGCATTAAAAAATTTAAAACTATATTTTGAACTTAAAGAAGCCAATCAGCAAACTTCATACATGCTCACCATAGCCGAACAAGCGCGGAAGATGGCAGAAGCGGCTAACCACGCTAAAAGTACTTTTTTGGCGAAGATGAGCCACGAATTGCGTACCCCACTGAATGCCATTATTGGATATAGCGATATGATTCAAGAAGAGGCTATCGACTCTGGTTGTGAGGAACTCCTTCCCGACCTGGATAAAGTTCATCTGGCTGGTCAACAACTATTAGATGTTATTAGTAATATTCTCGATATTTCTAAAATAGAAGCCGGTAAGTTAGAACTGAATTTAACGGAATTTTCAGTAGCCACTCTCATCTCCGAGGTGGTTACGACTATCCATCCCATCATGAAAATGGAAGGCAATGTGTTGCAGGTAGAATCTAGCCAGGAATTGGGTATGTTATATGCGGATTACCATAAGCTGAGGCAAATTTTATTAAATATACTCAACAATGCGGCTAAATTTACTAAACAGGGCCAAATTGATTTGACGGTTATTCGTAAAATTTTACCGCTAGCGGTTGCCGGGGATAACGCCTCTGCTTATCCTCAATCAGGACAATCCGAGTGGTTTTTTTTCCAAATTACCGATACCGGTATTGGCATTGAACCTAACAAGTTGAATATGATTTTTGAAGCCTTTACCCAAGCAGATAATTCATTTACTCGTGAGTATGATGGTACGGGTTTAGGTC
Encoded here:
- a CDS encoding outer membrane lipoprotein carrier protein LolA, translating into MKQVTVIFFLLFSSSGFAQPILDNFLKNLSSLHAQFEQQLFNETGKLIETSQGQMYIKRPNQFRWDYQKPYHQLIVADGENVWIYDPDLEQVTMKKLTKALGKTPALLLSSNRPIEEDFFVNPLPAKADITRLELLPKDAQAQFDSIRLNLRGETLLGFELVDNLGQTTLITFKQTERNQKLEESLFIFTPPAGVDVVTED
- a CDS encoding sensor histidine kinase/response regulator — protein: MDEKLEEQRLPWKILIVDDEPDIHTLTRLSLNNFEFATRPLQLFEALSAQAAKEILVTEADIAVAIIDIVMETDDAGLKLIDFIRKELNNRLTRLIIRTGQQEVAPAKEIIEHYDIDDYKDKTELTIHKLYTTIRSALKSYHDLSTLDANRKALKKILDVAPELYHPQSIHQFFSGVLGQIIGLCNLGEHSLISTISHGLLITTSDTQQFTIQSRAGRFAQPADSEAQMISNICLDYLQGNYTESSLPANAIVIPLEGHDQLIGLVYLENARHLSQEDYDLIHIMTNQCAAALKNLKLYFELKEANQQTSYMLTIAEQARKMAEAANHAKSTFLAKMSHELRTPLNAIIGYSDMIQEEAIDSGCEELLPDLDKVHLAGQQLLDVISNILDISKIEAGKLELNLTEFSVATLISEVVTTIHPIMKMEGNVLQVESSQELGMLYADYHKLRQILLNILNNAAKFTKQGQIDLTVIRKILPLAVAGDNASAYPQSGQSEWFFFQITDTGIGIEPNKLNMIFEAFTQADNSFTREYDGTGLGLTISEYFCRAMGGQIFVSSTLGKGSTFTVQLPSRVVPTNPSTH
- a CDS encoding two-component sensor serine/threonine kinase; this translates as MITLSHYQNLSKIYESSKSLIFRGMDSKNNQSVILKVLKENYPSPVELSRYQQEYEMIYRLNLPGIIKTYGLESYQNTLLIVLEDFGGESLKQWLSNRVLKLKEFLPIAIAIAENLADLQAVQVIHKDINPNNIVFNPTTHQLKLIDFGISTRLPHENPLLINPNQLEGTLPYISPEQTGRMNRVLDYRTDLYSLGVTYYEMLTGQLPFNAVTPVEWVHCHIAKTPVAVNQVNPKIPRLIADIVMKLMAKNAEDRYQSALGLKQDLQACLKQIQRLKPNQDFYFKLGAQDFSNQFQIPQKLYGREAEIKTLLQAFEQVTQPINNQGGEMILITGYSGVGKSALVNEIYKPITEKQGYFAAGKFDQYQRSIPYFAFTQAFNHFCHYLLTESSEILQQWRKKIAAAVGANGQVLVEVIPHLEFIIGRQPSVAPVSFQEAQNRFNLVLQRFFQVLCQPQHPFVLFIDDLQWADSASLHLLKCLMMDPDNRSFLIIGAYRDNEVDLTHPLQATIRELQQSQVIIQTIVLANLAFNDVNQLIADTLHYPPHQVQLLAKLVYEKTQGNAFFTREFFKSLYEQALLTFEVENQQWHWRLNEIAATAMTDNVVELMAQKIERLSPASQEIMKLAACIGNQFDLKTLSTLCPHPQLMLKHLWQAIVEGLLIPLDENYKPTEKITPGILNSQVKFQHDRVHQAAYSLLAEPTKPIIHRRIGQLLLTDFSELEERLFEIVDHLNIGQPLITDDLEQIELVKLNLYAAQKAKAATAYVAAQDYLTIARQYLTNYSWNLYYYLTLAVYQESAEIAYLNGQFADSEAFIQLILEHARTSLDKAEIYKLLIVQYTLTAKYAQAIQIGREALHYLDMELPLPPHLKRTFIQEIKLAEQQLANRSVSSLLFQPPVVNYKIIMTIKLLRYIALPAYFSDQDLWTVIIMKNVNLCLQHGHVPESAPTFCAYGMILGALFQKYQLAYEFGLVATELSQKFNRNQCQAYTMMGIFLLPWVKHLPSTHAICHEAYQAGLESGDLQYVGYLLAWQLFHRFYQGTNLPQVLEEAEQGLVFTQKTNNQLATDIIFGIQRVVYQLQGLDIQPLLSESLYLDRCQQHQNLIGFYYILQTQLWYLHHQPVKALEYAQQAEEKLEFIRSFISRAEHNFYYSLTLIALYPQVNLPLQQRYWQQLEINQAQMQIWLTHCPANFQHQYELVAAEMARLAGQELQAIGRYQQAIQSAKQQGFIHNQALANELAAQFWLSKGFESYAQIHVIEAHYSYQIWGALQKISELEQAFPHWLSQKKIPNTTTSYLNTIMGTFVTQQPNDLLDLESIMKAAQSLSGEIILRQLLEKLMHIVIENAGAEKGLLILPQHGNWFIEAESHLNNPKVTVLQSITLETNQLCTAIVHYVTRIQQPVVLHDATQNDQFAHDPYIVMQRPRSILCLPLLNQGQLTGLLYLENNLIVGAFTPARLEVLKLLSAQMAISIENAKLYAELHESETRLAQFLEAIPVGLFVVEAHGQPCYVNQRAQQILGQGILATTTVEQLPSIYQIYLAGTEQLYPGNRQPLTQALYGKSTTVDDMEVHRGNQIIPIEVWGTPILGENSQVTYALAAFQDITERKQREIERMRFIQEREAKNVALQMNKQLQQEILDRQRVEVALAQANQQLTRLATLDELTQIANRRRLDEYLNLEWQRMMREQKPLAFILCDVDYFKRYNDTYGHQAGDECLQLVAMAMNCAVKRPGDLVARYGGEEFALILPNTNREGAVQVALLIQDHLNQLQIEHVHSEVSPHVTLSIGISTTIPMQNTSPNWLINMADKALYEAKRQGRNGIVLL